One Phaseolus vulgaris cultivar G19833 chromosome 2, P. vulgaris v2.0, whole genome shotgun sequence DNA window includes the following coding sequences:
- the LOC137810641 gene encoding protein RICE SALT SENSITIVE 3: MEEHLTPLAVTHLLQHTLRSLCIHENSQWVYAVFWRILPRNYPPPKWEGQGAYDRSRGNRRNWILVWEDGFCNFAASAAPEINSGDCPTSSVYGNCEFQPYQGLQPELFFKMSHEIYNYGEGLIGKVAADHSHKWIYKEPNDQEINFLSAWHNSADSHPRTWEAQFLSGIKTIALIAVREGVVQLGAVHKVIEDLSYVVLLRKKFSYIESIPGVLLPHPSSSAYPCKVEGGYGVPEQWHFQGNHLAPQAELYENHFNLPLKITPSMSSLEALLSKLPSVVPPPHPIQPQSHHQLLASPQQRPLEFMGSMQKVAKEELEEEVYRPELDIGESSSSMPGYHHHQHHFHQDQNNVTRSGANDGF; this comes from the exons ATGGAAGAACATCTCACTCCACTGGCTGTTACCCATCTCCTTCAACACACTCTCAGAAGTTTGTGCATCCATGAAAATTCCCAATGGGTCTATGCAGTCTTCTGGAGGATCTTGCCTAGAAACTACCCTCCACCCAA GTGGGAAGGACAAGGGGCTTATGATAGATCAAGAGGAAACAGAAGGAATTG GATATTGGTCTGGGAAGATGGTTTCTGCAATTTTGCTGCATCGGCAGCTCCTGAAATCAATTCTGGAGATTGTCCTACCTCATCGGTTTATGGGAACTGTGAATTTCAGCCCTACCAAGGACTGCAACCGGAACTCTTCTTCAAGATGTCCCATGAGATCTATAACTACGGAGAAGG GTTAATAGGAAAAGTTGCTGCAGATCACAGCCACAAGTGGATATACAAAGAGCCTAATGATCAAGAAATCAACTTCTTGTCAGCATGGCACAATTCAGCAGATTCG CACCCTAGGACTTGGGAAGCCCAGTTCCTGTCTGGTATAAAG ACCATAGCTCTTATTGCTGTGAGAGAAGGTGTGGTTCAATTAGGAGCTGTTCACAAG GTGATTGAAGACCTGAGCTATGTGgttcttttaagaaaaaagttCAGCTACATTGAGAGTATCCCTGGTGTGCTGTTGCCACATCCATCATCTTCTGCATATCCTTGTAAAGTAGAAGGAGGGTATGGAGTCCCAGAACAATGGCATTTTCAAGGCAACCATCTTGCACCTCAAGCTGAGTTATATGAGAACCACTTCAACTTGCCACTCAAGATAACTCCCTCAATGAGCAGCCTGGAGGCACTTCTCTCTAAACTCCCCTCAGTGGTGCCACCACCACATCCAATACAGCCACAGTCTCATCATCAACTCCTGGCATCACCCCAGCAAAGGCCACTGGAGTTCATGGGATCAATGCAAAAAGTGGCAAAAGAAGAGTTAGAAGAAGAGGTATACAGGCCAGAACTTGACATAGGTGAGAGTAGCAGTTCCATGCCAGGGTACCACCACCATCAACATCACTTCCATCAAGATCAGAATAATGTAACTAGGAGTGGAGCCAACGATGGATTTTGA